From Peromyscus maniculatus bairdii isolate BWxNUB_F1_BW_parent chromosome 8, HU_Pman_BW_mat_3.1, whole genome shotgun sequence, a single genomic window includes:
- the Spaca3 gene encoding sperm acrosome membrane-associated protein 3, translating to MEARSRAPRRQLCPPGITWLALAYLLSCLLASSKAKVFSRCELAKVLNDFGLDGYRGYNLADWVCLAYYTSGFNTAAVDHEADGSTNNGIFQISSRKWCKNLSLNGPNICRLYCSDLLNNDLKDSVICVMKIVQEPQGMGYWEAWRHHCQGRDLTDWVDGCDF from the exons ATGGAAGCTAGGAGCCGGGCTCCCAGAAGACAGCTGTGCCCACCTGGAATCACTTGGCTAGCCCTGGCCTATCTGCTCAGCTGCTTGCTTGCCTCCAGCAAGGCCAAGGTCTTCAGTCGCTGTGAGCTGGCCAAAGTGCTGAATGACTTCGGTCTGGATGGCTACCGTGGATATAACCTAGCTGACT GGGTCTGCCTTGCTTACTACACAAGTGGCTTCAATACAGCTGCTGTGGACCACGAAGCTGATGGAAGCACCAACAATGGCATCTTCCAGATCAGCAGCCGGAAGTGGTGCAAGAATCTCTCCCTGAATGGCCCCAACATTTGCCGACTCTACTGCAGTG ATTTGTTGAACAATGATCTCAAGGATTCTGTCATCTGTGTCATGAAGATAGTTCAAGAGCCCCAGGGTATGGGCTACTG GGAGGCCTGGAGGCATCACTGCCAGGGCAGGGACCTCACCGACTGGGTGGATGGCTGTGACTTCTAG